From the genome of Brassica oleracea var. oleracea cultivar TO1000 chromosome C4, BOL, whole genome shotgun sequence:
GCAAGACAGGAAGAGAAAAGGTCACAAAGGTTACAAACGTTACACACGTAACTAGTGAAGGCACAATAATTTTGACAAGTAGGAATTTAGACACAAGTCGCACAGCCCAATTACTTGGAATACAAGAAACATGATGGGAAGCGACTTTGCTGCATGATAATATGATACACCAGAAACGTGACTGAAAAAAGAAAACTAGCAGTCTTCAACTGAAAAACCCTTACCCTTTTCCATCTCCTCCGAGTCTTTACCCTTTGTTGGCTTGAACCATAAGGCACATATGACATAAACAACAAAGTTGATTCCACTGAGAATGGCTAAAAGCCAATAAAAGAGATCGAGCCGGCCATGGTTGATGTTATCAGCCAACCATCCTCCATTTACAGAAGTTGCAGTGACCTTTTTGACGATTGAAACCAAGAAACTGCTGACGAAGAAGCCTAGTGACAAAGTAGTCAAGAAAAGTCCAGTGCTCATTGTTTTCATTCCCTTGGGCGATTGGGTTATGAAGAAATCAAGTTGGCCAGTGTATATAAAGGCTTCCCCAGATCCTACTAGGAAGAATTGTGGAACGAGTTGGAAAACACTTATGGGCAATATTTTCTGTGTACTAGATTTCGCCACTAATAGACGCTTTTGCTCAACTATGGCTGCAGCTGCCATTCCAACGGTTGATAAGACTAATCCAATAGCCATTCTCTGCAGGCTAGAGAATCCTGAATTATCAATACATAGGTAACGGATATTAAATAAAGATACTCTAAGATAACTAAATAGGCCATATATATTTTATACCAAAAGTGACAAAATAATCTTCATGTTAAAAATTGATAAAATAGTCTAAAATTAAACCATAGACTTTTAAAACAAAAATATCTAAATTCTAAAAGATAAAGCCAGGATTGAAAGAATTAGACTATACGTATGTATGTATATATATGAATGTTTTATGCATCTTATCTCACCTGGTTTTCCTTTCCATTTCTTCCAAAAAGGCATGATGACACGGTCGTAGAAAGCCAAAGTTATAAGAATAGCCGCAACGAAAAACACGGTGAGAGAACCTGCTGGGATCTGGAAGTTTCCAACGTTGCGTCTCATGGTTGAAGCTTGCTCAACTGAGAATGTAATCATTTGGGCATATGTTGTCCAGAAAATTATAGTGGTTGCCCAAATAGGCAAAAGCCTAACCATCATTTTCACTTCCTCAACTTTGGTCACCGAGCTTAGCTTCCAAGGGTTCGGAATTGCGATGCCATCTAGAGTTTGTTCAAAATCTCCTTCGGTAACTACGGCCGCCTTGTCCAACATGCTGCACTCAAGAAAAATTTTTAAATAAGAATTTAGTTTAATATACAACTGCTAAGGTTCGTAGTAGAGTAGGTTAATTAGTCATCCCCCTAAGAGCGAAACTTGACCTGAGCACTCTCTATGGAAGATCTCTACTAGATCATTAATGAAGCTAGGAAATTCTACATTAAATTACTTATTTTTGTTTGTTATAACTGAAATAGACTAACGTACCGAAACTGATCAGTATGTTCAATTCTCAAGCCCTCGGGAGTATCTTCATAAAGATAGACAATGCTTTGAGGCAGTTCCGTTTTTCTCTTCCTAATCGAAGCTGCAATTATTTGAAAAATTTGCACAACGGGACTTCCTTGGCTCTTCTTATAACGGTAACTCTTAGTTCCAGACAAGAAAACTGCAATAGCTATAGCCATAGATACAGTGCAGATTCCATAAGCCCAAGATCTTCCCACTTCATCTTGTATGTAAACTAAAACAGTCACAGCCATTAACGTCCCCATGCTAATGATGAAGAAGAATCTGCACGGGCAATGTTCAATTTTGTTTTTAGTGGATAAATAAAAATGTTACTTTGCCAATGAAATTTAAAAAAAAAAAAGACTTAACCTAACCTGTTGAAGAAGAAAGCCATCTGAGCTTTTTCTTTAGGATCCTTGTCATCAAATTGGTCAGACCCAAAGCCGGAGATGCTAGACTTAAGGCCACCAGTTCCAAGGGCTATAAGGTAAAGTGCAATGTAGAGAAATGTCATTTGGAAAGCGGTAGCGGGCGTACAGGCTTCGCCGTGGTGGCATGTTGGCGGACGCAGTTGTGGCAGCTTTGTTGCCACCGCTAGTGCACCGGTTCCCTATACAGTGTATAGAGGATATTAAAACCGTTTCAAACTATTAATTATGAGGTTGTTTCCAGGTTTAATATCAAACATATGTTTAATTCTTCTCTTGATTTTTTTTGTTTCAAATATGATCTCAGTCGAGGGCCGTATCAAAATTTTATATTGAAGGTATATTTAATTAGTTTATTTATTTTTGACCAAAACAGTTGAAAAAAATAGTTTATTTCTTTTTTGGTAAATTATGGGCTTTGTATATATTCTGAAACAGAAAATTTAATTTTGAATCGGAGTTTTTTTGCCAACTGTTCAACTTAATAAGATTTATTAAGAAATGGTATCTTCAATGGCGCATCAAATGAGAGAACATAAAAAAATTAAGAAAAATCTCTTTCTATCATTTTGGGGGACAAAATGAGGATGTGAATAATTTACACCATAATTGAGAGAATACTATTTACAAACTCATTTTGATGTTATAATTTTTATTTGCAAAATGATCCCTATAATTTTAATAAAACTTTATATATGCATAAGCAAAAAAAAATATCTTTGAAACTTTTTATTTTATATGTATAAAATTATTAGACTTTAAAACATAATTATAAATAACAAGTTAGTTAAACACTTAAATATAGAACTTTATGATTCTGTAATTATATATATATATATATATATATATATATATATATATATATATATATATATATACAACATACAATAACATTAAACATACATCATATCAAAATTTAGAAAAACACAAAATAGGTTAAATAGAGTAATATAGTTCTGTCTAAATAAAACTATACTATTATCGCGTATGTGATTATGTAATGTTATTGATGTATAAATGTTTTTTTAAAGTTAAATTTTAGTTTAAAAATAAAATAAGTGAGTGATTTTAAATTGTATCAAATAAAGGGTGCTATTAGAAATAAACATGAAGTTTTTGACCAAAAAAAGAAATAAACAAGAGGTGTAGAAATGAATATTTTAAAAATTAAGATAAAATAAGGGAAACCAATCAAACCACTAGAGTAAAACTTACACTTATTTTGAGTTTAATTTATTTTAAGAGCAAAAGAAAAAAAAAACCATTGGAGAAGTCTAATACTCCTATTTAAAATAATATGAAATATAAACTATCATCCTTTTAAGGTATCCAGTTATTGGCCATAATGATTTTTAAAAAGAACATTAATGACTATGTATACATATAATATATATATATATATATATATATTAACGAAAGCTGTTTGTTTCAGAGTCTTACCAAAGCTTGAATTGTTGAGAAAATAGCGATAGTTTTGAAACGGCCGAGGAAGGAGTCAGCTAGAAACCCGCCGAGTAAGCAGAGGAGGAAGGAAGTGCCCATAAAGTCAGTGACAATGTTGGCAGAGTTTGAGCTTGGGAGATGCATTGTCTCCATCAGGTATGTTACCAAATTCACTGCTATTCCCATTGTTGATAGCCTCTCCACAACTTCTATCCCTGCAATATTTTTAAAAAGATATTCTATCAGCTCTTTTATGTTCCAAGATTACTAGTCAGTTCATTTTACATATAAGAATAATCTTCTAATAATGTTAGTGTTTCCGGTTTTCACAACCCAGATCCAAGTAGTGAATGACTCAATGATTAATACAGTATAACGAAATACGGTAAGGCGCCAGTAATTTTAATTCATATATTAGAATTTCGACAATGTTTGAAGCTCGCATCTCTAAGGAGTCATAAATAAGTTTGACTGTCGAAAGGTAAATATTTTAGAGTGTAATGACACTACCAATCCATAGAATTTCCGGACTCCAACTACAAATTTATTTATTCTTGTAACGTATTACCAAAATGAGATTGTTGCATTACTAAATCCATGAATGAGTCGTGGCTGTAAAAATCAATTATATTTGTCGTTACAAAAAGTAGGGAACCAATGGAAATGTGTTGTCTAAGAAAACAACGAAACCAAATTTGGATTATCCGGAATATTATAACTAAGACAACTGGTAATATCTGTAAGAGAATATTAAGGAACAAAACAAGAGGGTATAGAGGTCGGCGTTTTGATAAATCCTAAGTAAACTCGTGAATCCTGATGTCTAATTTTCGTTTTTCTCTCTCTAATTGTAATATATCTTTTCAGTATTATTCAGATTTCAGAAAGAAAATTATTATTGGAGTATATGATTGGATGAGTAAAGATGGGATCATGGGGAGTCATGTGGCGTGTCTCTTTTCTCTTTATCTTTCCTACACTCAGCGTGATTCAGAACAACGACATATCATATTTTTATATTCAAAAGACATATTTCTATCATATCATGTGTGAGGGTGACTGATTTGAGATTGAAACTCTTTTGTTCTTGACCGTATATATTTACGTATTGTGGAAATAATAAACTTATACGCATGAACAACCACCTCGTGACTAAATTTAATCAACTACGTAAATACATCTACCACCCTCTACCAACATGTGCGCGACGTATGTCCTTTACTTCATTTTACCATATATTAAAAAAATAACAATTATGCATGATTATTTTACCCCAAATAACAGTTGTGCATGTAGATGAAGAGCTAGTTTCTAGCTAATACATGGATGCGTAACTTAACGCAGATTTTCGTGATCATGATGGCATATGAATATATCTACATGTAAATCTGGACAAATAGTATATCTACAAATGCATCTATGTATAGAGGTAACATTTTTGGACAAATAGTACATCTACAAGTGCATAAATGTTTCTTCAAAGTTATAGAGAAGATACCAAAAATTACTAACCTATGTCCAGAACTTAATAATAATGAAGAAAATAGAAGAAAACGAACCAAGAATGAGAGCTGCGGTGATCCAGCCACCGGTTTTGGATTTATCGGCCGGTAGGCCGTTGTAGTCTACGGCATCAGCCACCGTCCAACTCCCTTTGCTCTCCTGAAAACCACCACATCAGTCCCCAGTTCAAAATCTTACAAACCATTAATTTACAAGCGTGAAGAAAAAGATTATCCAAACCATTTTTCTTCTAGTAATGCCTTGATGAGAATAGCCTTACTTTTCTGCTAAATGTCTGCTCTTTGTAAGCCACAGAAGCAAAGAATGATGCAGAGGAGACTGCCCTTTTATAGGCACAAAATAATTGAAAGAGAGAGGATGAGAGCTCGCACCGACCTTCCACTATATGTGATTTGAGACATCACGAAAATGTGAAGCCTTAGAGATAGGTTCGTCACGCCTTTTCCAACTTTATTATCATTTTAAACTTTAGATTTTGGAATTTAAGTTTGTTTTTTTTTTGACAAATTGTCTGGAATTTAAGTTTGGCCGGTTTCTTACCTTTTTTATAGAGAAATTTGGCCAAATAACCATAAAAAAAAACTAAATTAACAAACTAACCATCCTTCCCCTTCTCTCTTTTCCTTTTTCTTCTCATGAGTTTCTTAATTTTAGTTTTTATTATTATTTCGCCAATTCACCTTTTTTTTATTTTTTTTCATTTTCGTCATTTTTTCTTTCTATGATTATAACATATTTATTTAACCCAAGGATAATAGGCATACACAGAACTATGGATCAGAAAAACAACATTTGCATTTAATCCCATAAAATATTTAGCAATCTCAAAGATTCTCCACGAGGTTCGTTACTATTTTCAACACTTTTACTTATCCACAAAATATTGAATTTTTTTTGGAATATCAAATTTACTACTCCTTTGATAAATCAGAAGTATAAGCTGTGAATTGAATGAAAATTAAGAAACAAAACTCATAAACAGAAAAAGAAAATGACTGAAAGCTTCAGAAAAAAAAAACTCACAAACAGAAAAAATAGTTTTAGGTCTTGTTTGTTTATATGTCACTACAAAAACACTGCAATATGTAATGTAATTAGTATTTTTTTTTTGCCGCAACATCGTACAACCAATCTCAACTATTTTAAATATCACATAAATCTAAAATTTAGACCATTATATTTTTCAGCAATTAAATTAAAGTCCTATTATTTATTGATG
Proteins encoded in this window:
- the LOC106342342 gene encoding protein NRT1/ PTR FAMILY 6.2, with translation MESKGSWTVADAVDYNGLPADKSKTGGWITAALILGIEVVERLSTMGIAVNLVTYLMETMHLPSSNSANIVTDFMGTSFLLCLLGGFLADSFLGRFKTIAIFSTIQALGTGALAVATKLPQLRPPTCHHGEACTPATAFQMTFLYIALYLIALGTGGLKSSISGFGSDQFDDKDPKEKAQMAFFFNRFFFIISMGTLMAVTVLVYIQDEVGRSWAYGICTVSMAIAIAVFLSGTKSYRYKKSQGSPVVQIFQIIAASIRKRKTELPQSIVYLYEDTPEGLRIEHTDQFRMLDKAAVVTEGDFEQTLDGIAIPNPWKLSSVTKVEEVKMMVRLLPIWATTIIFWTTYAQMITFSVEQASTMRRNVGNFQIPAGSLTVFFVAAILITLAFYDRVIMPFWKKWKGKPGFSSLQRMAIGLVLSTVGMAAAAIVEQKRLLVAKSSTQKILPISVFQLVPQFFLVGSGEAFIYTGQLDFFITQSPKGMKTMSTGLFLTTLSLGFFVSSFLVSIVKKVTATSVNGGWLADNINHGRLDLFYWLLAILSGINFVVYVICALWFKPTKGKDSEEMEKGKGFSVEDC